The Sphingosinicellaceae bacterium genome includes the window GGCCGTCGTGACGCGGCGATAGGTTTCGCTGATTTGGCCGTCGTCGAGCAAGGCCAGCGCCCTGCCCCGCGCCTCGGCCCGGTCGACTGGCGCGACCTCGTCGAGCCGCGCCCGCACCGCGGCCCGCCAGCGCAGGTGATCGGCGAGGCGGACCGGATCGGCCGAGCGCTCGGCGTCCACCGGCTGGTCGAGCAGGACCTCCGGCCACAGGGTGTCGTGCATGTTCTCGAGCGTCACCGGGTCATCGCTCGACAGTGCAATATCGGCATCCGCGGTTTCGCCCGACGGGCTGTAGGCGAAGCACAGCTTGAGCCGGTCTTGCGCCGCCTCGGGCTCCTTGAAGTCGTGGACGACCGTGTCGACCGGGCCGTCCGGGATCAGCAGGTGAGTGATGCCGTGGCTGTTGAGGGCTGGCAGCACGGCGCGGGCATCGCCGGGCAGGAAGATATCACGACGGCTCGGCCAGAAGTCGAACAGGCTGAAATCGCCCCAGCGGCCACCGACGTGGAACAGGTAGATTTCGGCATACCAGGACGCAGCGAGCCGCCGGCCCCCAGCATGCGCGGCGTGGCAGGCGATCGCCAGCTGGATCGCCAGCGACGCACCGAGCGCCCCTAACGGCGTCGTCATCACGACGCCAAGCCGATCGTGCGACTGCCAGTCGAGCAGAGTCTCGACCGGGACCGCCGCGCCGTCGACCTGCAGCGCGAACATCGCCGGCTTCAGTTGCGCGACGGTGTGCATCCGGGCCCCCTCAGAAGCGCTGCCCGACCTTGATGCCGAACAGCTGCGGCTTGACCGGATAGGCCCGGTAATAGACCCCGCAATAGGACGGCGCGCAGGCGGTGTTGCGGCTGAGCTGGCCACGCTGGTCGAAGGCATTCTGGATGAACATCTCGATCGACATGTTGCTGGTCAGCTTGGTGCCGAGCGAGAAGTCGAGCGTGGTGAACTGCTTGGTGTAGCCGACCACGTCGGCCTCGGTATCGAGCAGGAACGATCGCGTACCGCCCTGATGGTTGACGCTGGCCTGGACAAAGCTCTCGGCGCTGCCCGTGGCGAAGGTATAGCGCGCCGTCGCATTGCCTTTGAAGCGCGGCTGGACCGGCAGGCGCGTGCCCGACGGCGTGCACTGGATATCACCCGAGAAGTTCTGCTCGCAGAACGGTGTCGTCGTCTTGGCGCGTAGGTAGGTGCCCGACGCCGACAGCTCGAGGCCACGCGTCTTGTAAAGCACGTCGCCCTCGATGCCCTTGACCTCGGCACCACCGACGTTGGAGATGCTGGTGACGCCGTTGTCACCGGGCCGAGCCAGCCCGAACTGCATGTCCTTCCACTTCTCGTAGAAGATCGCACCGTTGACGCGCAGCGGCCCCCAGCGGGTTTTCCAGCCGAGCTCGAAATTGCTCAGCGTGTCCGACTTGTACGGGCCGTAACGCGGATCACGGTTGTTGCCGCCGGGGCGGAAGCCGGTCGAGTAGGTCGCATAGACCATGCGTTCCGGATCGATCTTCCAGCTCAAGCTGGCCTTGTGGGTTTCTCCCGCCTCGCTGATGCGCTTGTTGACGTTGACGCACGGCAGGTCGGCACGCGTCGTCGGGACGCAATTGTTGGCGAGTGCGCTGTTAAAACCCGAGAAGCCGTAGAGCGAGTTCTGCGCGATGAAGCCGCGGATACCGGCGGTCAGCGTCAGCGTCGGCAGAATATCGAAGCTCGCTTCGCCGAACATCGCATAGTCGCGGTCGACGCGGTCGAGCCGCTTAACATACACCGCGTCGCCAAAGCCCGGTATCGGCGCAAGATTGGGTAGGTCGTCCCGTGGCACCGAACCAAGACCAGGCACCACATATTTGGCGTCGATCGCGTTGGTCTGGCGCTGGAAAAACGCCCCGGTTGTCAGCCGCAGCCGATTTTCGCTCGGCGAGCTGACCCGCAGTTCCTGGGTATGCTTGGTGTAGTCGTACTTGACGATCTGACTTTGCGTCGGATTGAGAAAGCCACCCTTGCCGTCCGGGAAGTTCGTGTAGAAATACCCTGGCGTGTCGTAAGCCACGGTATAGTATGAATAATCTATCTGGTTGTTGATCTTGCGCTGGAAATAGCCGCCCGAATAGACCAGGTCCCAGTTGCCGACCTTGCCCTCGATGGTCAGCGCCGCCTGGTACCAGCGGTCGAGGTTCTCGTCCTTGGTGAAGTCGTGGACATTCAGGTCACCCGCGCGCGGGTCGTACAGGAACGTGCCGTTGGCCTTCTGGTGCTGGTAGACGATCGACGGAGTCACCGTCCAATTGTCGTCGAGGTCGACCTTTAACGCGGCACGACCGCCGTAGCTGTCGACGGTGTTGAAATTCTTCTTGACCTGGTCGGCGTTGGTCACGGTCAGGTTGGTGGTCTCGTCGAGGTCGCCGAGTGTGAAGGTGCGCTGGCCGAGTGTGTTGTCGATGTAGCCACCGTCGTGGTCGTAGTAGCCGACCAGCCGGATCGCGATCGTTGGGGACAGCGGGATATTGACGAAGCCCTCGCCGCTGCCGCCGACGCCACCCTTGCCGAACTTGTTAAGCTGGAGGTCGTAGCCGGCCTCGAACTTCGACGGATCGGGCTTGTTGGTGATGATCCGCAAGGTACCCGACAGCGAACTCGCGCCGAACAACGTGCCCTGCGGTCCAGCGAGCGCCTCGA containing:
- a CDS encoding TonB-dependent receptor, which translates into the protein MRRGDARTSGSTRSLAGLLLATTAVAVAMPATAQETQVAQADTNGDIIVTATRRNESLQKVPISIQALGQETLDEKQVTSFDDYAKLLPSVSFQSFGPSQSQLFFRGISSGGDGLDAGSLPATGIYLDETPVTTIGGAVDLHIYDIARVEALAGPQGTLFGASSLSGTLRIITNKPDPSKFEAGYDLQLNKFGKGGVGGSGEGFVNIPLSPTIAIRLVGYYDHDGGYIDNTLGQRTFTLGDLDETTNLTVTNADQVKKNFNTVDSYGGRAALKVDLDDNWTVTPSIVYQHQKANGTFLYDPRAGDLNVHDFTKDENLDRWYQAALTIEGKVGNWDLVYSGGYFQRKINNQIDYSYYTVAYDTPGYFYTNFPDGKGGFLNPTQSQIVKYDYTKHTQELRVSSPSENRLRLTTGAFFQRQTNAIDAKYVVPGLGSVPRDDLPNLAPIPGFGDAVYVKRLDRVDRDYAMFGEASFDILPTLTLTAGIRGFIAQNSLYGFSGFNSALANNCVPTTRADLPCVNVNKRISEAGETHKASLSWKIDPERMVYATYSTGFRPGGNNRDPRYGPYKSDTLSNFELGWKTRWGPLRVNGAIFYEKWKDMQFGLARPGDNGVTSISNVGGAEVKGIEGDVLYKTRGLELSASGTYLRAKTTTPFCEQNFSGDIQCTPSGTRLPVQPRFKGNATARYTFATGSAESFVQASVNHQGGTRSFLLDTEADVVGYTKQFTTLDFSLGTKLTSNMSIEMFIQNAFDQRGQLSRNTACAPSYCGVYYRAYPVKPQLFGIKVGQRF